The Methanobacterium lacus genome includes a region encoding these proteins:
- a CDS encoding MFS transporter — protein MVSSNRSIERYALALSVLISFLVAYVSSAINIALPEIATTFSLNSVYLTWIPTSYLLFSAIFLIPFGKIADIYGKKRIISYGLIIFVLASITSALSVSGNMLLISRIFQAIGSAMIYGNVYSLLASVHSEGEAGKPLSISVASAYVGLSVGPILGGFLTEYLGWRSIFFFTIPITVFAMLFIYKLKGEWFGEDGEIFDIKSTSVLAISLILVMYGFSVITNILGILCLIIGFMGVIMFIWLQKKVINPLIHPKLLFDRVYIINNLTSLVNYGPGIFTIFLLSLYLQDIRMLNPTQTGLLLCVQSVFIAIASLLVAKLLDFTLPRYIAAVGMALTGIGLALFLFLTETTSLIYIMVALSIIGLGYGFSAASSTEISLKYVEKRFYGVSSATLNTMRVLGQMMGMGVTTAVLAIFIGTASLTQSNQIIFIQTSKIPFLIYAILCFVSIYGYFIIRRKN, from the coding sequence ATGGTGAGCTCTAATAGATCCATTGAGAGGTATGCCCTTGCACTAAGTGTTTTGATCAGTTTTTTAGTTGCATACGTAAGTTCGGCAATTAACATTGCTCTGCCTGAGATTGCCACAACATTTTCGCTTAATTCTGTATATTTAACATGGATTCCCACGTCTTACCTTCTTTTTTCAGCAATTTTTTTAATACCCTTTGGGAAAATAGCGGACATCTACGGTAAAAAACGTATCATAAGTTATGGATTAATAATTTTTGTTTTAGCCAGCATAACCTCTGCTCTATCAGTTTCAGGAAATATGTTGTTGATATCTCGAATTTTCCAAGCCATAGGCAGTGCCATGATCTATGGAAATGTATATTCCCTACTGGCATCTGTACACTCTGAAGGAGAAGCAGGCAAGCCTTTATCAATCAGTGTTGCTTCTGCTTACGTTGGACTTTCAGTAGGGCCAATATTAGGTGGATTTTTAACTGAGTATTTGGGTTGGAGAAGTATATTCTTTTTCACCATCCCAATAACTGTTTTTGCCATGTTATTTATCTACAAATTGAAGGGTGAATGGTTTGGAGAAGATGGGGAAATATTTGACATTAAGAGCACATCTGTACTGGCAATTTCACTTATACTTGTTATGTATGGCTTTTCAGTAATTACAAACATCTTAGGCATATTATGCTTAATAATAGGATTTATGGGTGTAATAATGTTTATATGGCTTCAAAAAAAGGTTATAAATCCTTTAATTCATCCTAAGCTATTATTTGACAGGGTTTATATCATTAACAATCTCACATCCCTTGTAAATTATGGCCCTGGTATATTCACAATTTTCCTCCTGAGCCTTTATCTTCAAGACATCAGAATGTTGAACCCTACTCAAACAGGATTACTGTTGTGTGTACAATCGGTATTCATTGCAATTGCATCGCTGCTAGTTGCGAAACTTCTTGATTTCACACTGCCCAGATATATTGCAGCTGTTGGAATGGCCCTAACAGGTATTGGATTGGCTTTGTTTTTATTCCTCACAGAAACCACCAGTTTAATATACATAATGGTGGCATTATCAATAATAGGATTGGGTTATGGGTTTTCAGCAGCATCAAGCACTGAAATTTCATTGAAGTACGTAGAAAAAAGATTTTACGGAGTTTCAAGTGCAACATTGAACACCATGAGGGTTTTGGGACAAATGATGGGTATGGGAGTAACCACAGCCGTACTCGCCATATTCATAGGAACAGCATCACTTACTCAGTCCAACCAAATTATTTTCATTCAAACCAGCAAAATACCATTTCTGATATATGCGATTCTTTGTTTTGTATCGATATATGGTTACTTCATAATTAGAAGAAAAAATTGA
- a CDS encoding SRPBCC family protein, with protein MKINENAPASACAEVKINADPELVWNVLIDVKNWPNWNPDVKNVVMDQKFAVGSQFKWKAGPGTISSKLQEIEKPKLLVWTGKTMGIHAVHVWKLKPIDSQTLISSEESWDGLIVRILSGSMQKTLKKSTESGLNYLKQEIEK; from the coding sequence ATCAAGATCAACGAAAATGCCCCAGCAAGTGCATGTGCCGAGGTCAAGATCAACGCAGATCCTGAATTGGTGTGGAATGTATTGATCGATGTCAAAAATTGGCCAAATTGGAATCCTGATGTTAAAAATGTTGTAATGGACCAAAAATTCGCTGTAGGATCACAATTCAAATGGAAAGCAGGACCCGGTACCATAAGCTCTAAATTACAGGAAATAGAAAAACCTAAACTCCTTGTTTGGACTGGAAAAACAATGGGTATTCATGCGGTTCATGTTTGGAAACTAAAACCTATTGACAGTCAAACACTTATCAGTTCTGAAGAATCATGGGATGGTTTGATAGTCCGTATATTATCTGGAAGTATGCAAAAAACCCTAAAAAAATCAACTGAATCAGGTTTAAACTACCTGAAACAGGAAATAGAAAAATAG
- a CDS encoding DUF2197 domain-containing protein, translated as MAETETVKCGRCDEWFELEREKIAKIKKEGKVKEYICPDCDEEIKANE; from the coding sequence ATGGCAGAAACAGAAACTGTGAAATGTGGAAGATGTGATGAATGGTTCGAACTCGAAAGGGAAAAAATTGCCAAGATAAAAAAGGAAGGAAAAGTTAAGGAATATATTTGTCCAGACTGCGATGAAGAAATAAAGGCAAATGAGTGA
- a CDS encoding phosphorylating glyceraldehyde-3-phosphate dehydrogenase, with translation MKAVGINGYGTIGKRVADAVSAQDDMKIVGVTKRTPNFEAKRAVELGYDIYMSAPDRENLFEEADIPVKGTINDLYDKVDVIVDCTPGGVGAKNMADYEKAGVKGIFQGGEKHDQIGRSFNSFSNFKESVGADFTRVVSCNTTGLCRTLNPIKELAGINKVRAVMVRRGADPGQVNKGPINSIVPNPPTVPSHHGPDVQTVMKGLKITTMAILVPTTLMHQHNLMVELDSSVSVDDVLDVLEKTPRVIPVEASSGLGSTAEIMEFAKDLGRPRGDLFEIAVWKESLNIVDNELFYMQAIHQESDVVPENVDAIRAMLEMETDPQKSIAKTNKNMGIIG, from the coding sequence ATGAAAGCTGTTGGAATAAACGGATACGGTACCATAGGTAAAAGAGTAGCAGATGCAGTTTCTGCACAGGATGATATGAAAATTGTTGGTGTTACAAAAAGAACTCCGAATTTTGAAGCTAAACGGGCCGTTGAACTAGGTTACGATATTTATATGAGTGCCCCAGATAGGGAAAATTTGTTTGAAGAGGCAGACATTCCTGTTAAAGGCACAATTAATGACCTTTATGATAAAGTAGATGTGATAGTAGACTGCACACCCGGCGGAGTGGGTGCTAAAAACATGGCAGACTATGAAAAGGCTGGAGTCAAAGGAATATTTCAGGGCGGTGAAAAACACGACCAGATAGGAAGATCCTTCAACTCATTTTCAAACTTCAAAGAATCTGTTGGTGCGGACTTTACAAGGGTGGTCTCTTGTAACACAACTGGTTTGTGTAGAACATTAAACCCAATTAAAGAACTTGCAGGCATAAATAAGGTCAGAGCAGTCATGGTAAGGCGTGGTGCAGATCCTGGACAGGTAAACAAGGGTCCAATCAATTCAATAGTACCTAACCCGCCAACTGTGCCTTCTCACCATGGTCCAGATGTACAAACTGTTATGAAAGGACTAAAAATAACCACAATGGCAATTTTGGTTCCAACAACACTCATGCATCAGCACAACCTCATGGTTGAACTTGATTCCAGTGTCAGTGTGGATGATGTTCTAGATGTTCTTGAAAAAACTCCTAGGGTAATTCCTGTTGAAGCTTCCAGTGGTTTAGGTTCCACTGCGGAGATCATGGAGTTTGCAAAGGATCTTGGAAGGCCTAGAGGAGATCTGTTTGAAATAGCTGTCTGGAAGGAATCCCTCAACATCGTGGACAACGAACTATTTTACATGCAGGCAATACATCAAGAATCGGATGTGGTTCCTGAAAATGTTGATGCAATA